A window of Paremcibacter congregatus contains these coding sequences:
- the prsK gene encoding XrtA/PEP-CTERM system histidine kinase PrsK has product MEKEFGDIGFITFVLSGGAYFLLSLYLVVRKQNTGDNLWLNVAILVSALWSLVTALTFSGVLVLSLFLPVLETLRGIAWIFFFAALLTRMWHMQGNPELGRKLYRYLFTGLGVIFTLNMVELGADFGILGFEYPNDLKVYSILILCIIIFLLVENLYRNSSVGSRWGIRLLLLSVGSLYIYDFLLFADTLLFSAIGVKLYEARGLVNFIIVPLLALSVSRNPTWKMNIGFSRKVVFHTVTLIGTGAYLIGMASAGYFLQNYGGKWGNLLQATFILIALVGLVIFITSGRFRAITQVFLTKHFFKYRYDYREEWLKFIKTMSDTGEHYNLRERSIKSLADVMDSPGGALWLCDQPDVYQLAAKWNFPYDEEGELSSKDTFIDFLARKEWVIDLNEQAENGKVAQHDIALPEWIAANSRYWLVLPLVHLGKLIGFVVLLQPRVKSSLNWESTDLVKTIGRQVASYLAEQVSEMALAETREFDSFNRKFAFVVHDIKNLTSQLSLMVKNAEKHATNPEFQKDMVLTVQDSVAKMNSLLSRITIVQEPAKEKTDDSLDLCQLIGDIIGRYNNGVLAVNFDGYDCDLDVLADAETVETVMMHLIENAREACAEEDMKIGVQLSREGEFAIIKVSDNGHGMDQDFIKNELFRPFRSTKKNGYGIGAYESREMIKSLGGRLNVSSTPGEGTTMKVYLRMALDNNELVL; this is encoded by the coding sequence ATGGAAAAAGAATTCGGTGACATAGGTTTCATAACCTTCGTCCTCTCGGGGGGGGCTTATTTTCTCTTATCTCTCTACTTGGTGGTGAGAAAGCAAAATACGGGGGATAATCTCTGGCTCAATGTAGCCATTCTGGTAAGCGCATTATGGTCGTTAGTGACCGCGTTGACTTTCTCTGGGGTTCTTGTTTTATCACTTTTTCTGCCTGTCCTTGAAACTTTGCGGGGGATCGCCTGGATATTTTTCTTTGCCGCGTTGCTGACACGCATGTGGCACATGCAAGGTAATCCAGAACTGGGCCGAAAGCTGTATCGCTATCTATTCACGGGTTTGGGCGTCATCTTTACCTTGAATATGGTGGAACTGGGTGCCGATTTCGGCATTCTAGGCTTTGAGTATCCAAATGATCTTAAGGTGTACAGTATTCTGATACTATGCATCATAATCTTTCTGCTTGTGGAAAATCTGTATCGCAATTCTTCTGTCGGAAGCCGGTGGGGCATTCGGTTGCTGTTGCTGAGTGTCGGATCCTTATACATATATGATTTTCTGCTGTTTGCAGACACTCTTCTGTTCAGCGCAATTGGCGTAAAACTGTATGAGGCCAGAGGTCTGGTTAATTTCATTATCGTTCCTCTTCTGGCTCTGTCGGTTTCGCGTAATCCGACCTGGAAAATGAACATCGGGTTTTCCCGTAAGGTGGTGTTTCACACCGTAACCTTGATCGGGACGGGGGCTTATCTTATCGGTATGGCATCTGCAGGCTATTTCTTACAAAATTATGGTGGTAAGTGGGGAAATCTCCTGCAGGCGACGTTTATACTGATCGCGCTGGTCGGGTTGGTGATTTTTATCACGTCCGGTCGTTTCAGGGCCATCACCCAGGTGTTCCTCACCAAACATTTTTTCAAATACCGCTATGACTATCGGGAAGAATGGCTGAAGTTTATTAAGACCATGTCTGATACGGGGGAGCATTATAACCTGCGGGAAAGGTCGATTAAATCTCTTGCCGACGTCATGGATAGTCCGGGCGGCGCCTTATGGCTGTGTGATCAACCGGATGTCTATCAATTGGCGGCCAAATGGAATTTCCCTTATGACGAAGAGGGGGAGCTGTCTTCGAAAGATACATTTATTGACTTTCTGGCGCGTAAGGAATGGGTTATTGACCTGAATGAGCAGGCCGAAAATGGTAAAGTTGCGCAACATGATATTGCTCTTCCAGAATGGATTGCGGCAAATTCTCGCTATTGGCTGGTTTTGCCTCTGGTGCACCTGGGAAAACTGATTGGTTTCGTGGTTCTTCTGCAACCGCGGGTCAAAAGCAGTCTGAATTGGGAAAGCACGGATTTGGTAAAAACCATCGGCCGTCAGGTAGCGAGTTATCTGGCGGAGCAGGTATCGGAGATGGCGTTGGCGGAAACGCGGGAATTTGACTCCTTTAACCGGAAATTTGCGTTTGTGGTGCACGACATCAAGAACCTTACCAGCCAACTGTCCCTGATGGTCAAAAATGCAGAGAAGCATGCCACCAACCCTGAATTCCAAAAAGACATGGTGCTGACGGTACAGGACTCTGTGGCCAAGATGAACAGCCTTTTGTCACGCATTACCATTGTGCAGGAACCGGCCAAAGAAAAAACGGACGATAGTCTGGACCTTTGTCAATTGATCGGCGATATTATAGGACGATATAATAACGGGGTGCTTGCAGTTAACTTTGATGGCTATGATTGTGATCTGGATGTACTGGCGGACGCAGAAACTGTGGAAACGGTTATGATGCATTTGATCGAAAATGCCCGGGAAGCGTGCGCAGAAGAAGATATGAAAATCGGTGTCCAGCTTTCCCGGGAAGGGGAATTCGCGATCATCAAGGTTAGCGATAATGGTCATGGCATGGATCAGGACTTTATTAAGAATGAACTCTTCCGACCGTTCCGTTCCACCAAAAAGAACGGATATGGCATAGGCGCTTATGAAAGTCGTGAAATGATTAAAAGCCTGGGGGGACGTTTGAATGTTAGCAGCACCCCTGGTGAAGGAACAACAATGAAAGTTTATCTTCGGATGGCTTTAGATAATAACGAATTGGTATTATAG
- a CDS encoding TIGR03013 family XrtA/PEP-CTERM system glycosyltransferase: MIRIFKHYIPKSLFYLGILECLILLAAIWAGLSFRFYQADLDMPAISTYAVEVMAYVFVVYIVLLATGLYQLDACRELKVTGIRLITSLGLSFLILSVVLYMLPEIDLWRSVIVYALVLTYPGLLFSRYIFTHIVDLKGLKRRVLVLGAGERAAMVRTCGQNNGGTVEFIDFLRINKSEDVISDAVPFKDAQPLKDYVTEHAVQEIVVAIEERRKALPIRELLDCKMEGCSICDATTFIERQSGTVSLHNLSPSWMIFSDGFGGVREIDLVLKRMFDVSASLLLLIASMPILILAAIAVKATSKGSVLYRQERVGLNGKPFNVLKFRSMTVDAEADGVPKWAAKNDVRVTAVGRIIRATRIDEIPQIFNVLGGAMSFVGPRPERPFFVEQLEEKIPFYGERHWVKPGITGWAQLNYPYGASEEDTKRKLEYDLYYIKNYSLFLDFLILIQTVRVVLWPDGVR; this comes from the coding sequence ATGATCAGAATATTTAAACACTATATTCCTAAATCCTTGTTTTATCTTGGAATTCTGGAGTGTCTTATCTTACTTGCCGCGATCTGGGCCGGGCTTAGCTTTCGTTTTTATCAAGCGGACCTGGATATGCCGGCCATTTCCACCTATGCCGTTGAAGTCATGGCGTATGTATTTGTAGTTTATATTGTATTGCTTGCCACAGGGTTGTATCAACTGGATGCCTGTCGTGAACTGAAGGTAACGGGAATTCGCCTGATCACCAGCCTGGGCTTATCCTTTTTAATTCTGTCGGTTGTCTTGTATATGTTGCCAGAGATTGACCTCTGGCGGAGTGTGATTGTTTATGCGCTTGTTCTGACCTATCCGGGGTTGCTGTTTAGTCGGTATATATTCACCCATATCGTTGATTTAAAAGGTCTGAAAAGGCGTGTTCTGGTTCTTGGAGCCGGAGAGCGCGCTGCAATGGTCCGCACCTGTGGCCAGAATAATGGTGGTACCGTCGAGTTTATTGATTTTCTGCGGATCAATAAAAGTGAAGATGTGATTTCGGATGCGGTGCCTTTCAAGGATGCGCAGCCCCTTAAGGATTATGTGACGGAACACGCGGTTCAGGAAATCGTCGTTGCGATTGAAGAAAGACGCAAGGCGCTGCCGATCAGGGAGTTGCTTGATTGTAAAATGGAGGGCTGCAGCATTTGTGATGCGACGACCTTCATTGAACGTCAGTCGGGCACGGTGAGCCTGCATAATCTAAGCCCGAGCTGGATGATTTTTTCCGACGGCTTTGGTGGTGTGCGGGAAATAGATTTGGTCCTGAAGCGTATGTTTGATGTGTCGGCCAGTTTACTTCTTCTGATTGCAAGTATGCCTATTCTAATTTTGGCGGCGATTGCCGTTAAGGCGACTAGCAAGGGCTCCGTGCTGTACCGTCAGGAAAGGGTAGGTCTGAACGGCAAACCTTTTAATGTTTTGAAGTTCCGCAGTATGACCGTTGATGCGGAAGCAGACGGTGTCCCGAAATGGGCGGCGAAAAACGATGTGCGGGTTACGGCTGTTGGTCGGATTATACGGGCCACGCGAATTGATGAAATTCCACAAATTTTTAATGTCTTGGGTGGGGCCATGAGCTTTGTTGGGCCACGCCCGGAACGCCCTTTCTTTGTTGAACAGCTAGAGGAAAAAATCCCCTTTTACGGTGAACGGCACTGGGTCAAGCCGGGTATTACCGGGTGGGCTCAGTTGAATTATCCCTATGGCGCCTCCGAAGAGGATACCAAGCGTAAACTGGAATACGACCTTTATTATATTAAGAACTATTCATTGTTCCTTGATTTCCTTATACTTATTCAGACTGTGCGCGTAGTATTATGGCCAGACGGGGTGAGGTAA
- a CDS encoding efflux RND transporter permease subunit, with amino-acid sequence MQAQASSLSSSVFKKWFDLLNRYRFLCLTVPLILCFLFAWGGLSLRENSDGRIFFAPESDERQTLLSLEQNFTESNSLLLVVNTDGADLFEPRALEILLRLTEQAWQIPYVTRVNSLTNFQRVSSEEDEIVITSLITQEMLASPAQIDEARVYALSDQDLLGQIISEDGKTAAIALNVAAPRGDSAVLAEIMAAVKNLKNEAAQDDDQLKFYITGDAPLDAAFSESYAHDLEVVFPFFIVMVFAVSFYFFRSLRVAGLILLLMALVVSATMGIAGYSGIELTAGTSGVPIILMTISLADFIHILSSLRRRITLGHVGKDAVYEAIRHNFLPITLTSFTTFIGFISLNFNDAPPFQDMGNLVAVGIVLSFFLTFTFFPAVLLGMKPDRVFPKNMKTVSQNSRYAEYLARFICQWRSAVMVVTVLVAIFVCRGIWLVELDDDWVKYFDETNNFRQDTEFVAGHLTGVDTIDYHVVSDYDGGVVNADFLAKLDAFEKWALQQSEIVHVTSIVSIFKKMNRHMNSASPGKSEIAENRDLNAQYLLLYEMSLPMGLDLNDRIDISKESTRVTITGTDMTSQQMRRLDHKVSQKLQTMNLVGDGVTGTGVPLLFANLSERNIRSMLTGIGFAIGLVSLIIMVVFRSVKLGIISFVVNILPILMGFGVWGWAYQYVGLSLTVVAAIAFGIVVDDSIHFITKFQKSLNEPGQGSEKALVSTFSEVGGALMMTTFILVLGFGVLCFSTFQPTWALGLISAVMITIALIYDVLLLPAILVMFPSKKVPRL; translated from the coding sequence ATGCAGGCGCAAGCAAGCTCTCTTTCTTCTTCGGTTTTTAAAAAGTGGTTTGATCTATTAAACCGCTATCGCTTTCTTTGTCTTACAGTTCCTCTTATCCTGTGTTTTCTCTTCGCTTGGGGGGGGCTGTCCCTTCGGGAGAATAGCGATGGGCGTATATTCTTTGCGCCCGAAAGTGATGAACGTCAGACACTGTTATCCCTGGAACAAAATTTTACCGAAAGCAACAGCCTTTTGTTGGTGGTTAACACCGATGGTGCAGACCTGTTTGAGCCTCGGGCGTTGGAAATTCTTCTCCGGCTTACCGAGCAGGCCTGGCAGATCCCCTATGTGACGCGGGTGAATTCCTTAACCAATTTTCAGAGAGTTTCCTCCGAGGAGGATGAAATCGTCATTACTTCTCTGATTACGCAAGAAATGCTGGCATCTCCTGCACAAATTGATGAAGCCCGCGTCTATGCGCTGTCAGATCAGGACCTTTTGGGGCAGATAATTTCTGAAGATGGAAAAACGGCTGCGATTGCATTGAATGTTGCGGCCCCAAGAGGGGACAGCGCGGTTTTGGCGGAAATCATGGCTGCTGTGAAGAATTTGAAAAATGAAGCGGCGCAAGACGATGACCAGTTAAAATTTTATATTACGGGAGATGCGCCGCTTGATGCCGCTTTCAGTGAGTCTTATGCTCATGATCTAGAAGTGGTATTCCCCTTCTTTATTGTGATGGTTTTTGCAGTAAGTTTTTATTTTTTCAGATCGCTCAGGGTTGCGGGACTGATATTGCTCTTGATGGCGCTGGTGGTAAGTGCAACGATGGGAATTGCCGGTTATAGCGGTATAGAACTAACCGCAGGCACCAGTGGCGTCCCCATTATTTTGATGACGATATCCTTGGCGGACTTTATTCATATCCTGTCTTCCTTGCGGCGAAGAATAACGCTTGGTCATGTAGGTAAGGATGCTGTGTATGAGGCGATTCGTCACAATTTTCTGCCAATAACACTCACCAGCTTTACAACATTCATCGGGTTTATCAGCCTGAATTTCAATGATGCGCCGCCTTTTCAGGATATGGGCAACCTGGTGGCGGTCGGTATTGTACTCAGTTTCTTTCTAACATTTACCTTTTTTCCCGCCGTTCTTTTAGGAATGAAACCTGACCGGGTTTTCCCCAAAAACATGAAAACAGTATCCCAAAATAGCCGTTATGCGGAATATCTTGCGCGATTTATATGTCAGTGGCGGAGTGCAGTAATGGTGGTTACTGTGCTTGTTGCAATATTTGTTTGTCGTGGAATCTGGCTTGTTGAGCTTGATGATGATTGGGTGAAGTATTTTGATGAAACGAATAATTTCCGTCAGGATACGGAATTTGTGGCGGGACACCTGACTGGGGTGGATACGATCGATTATCATGTTGTTTCTGATTATGACGGCGGTGTGGTGAATGCCGATTTTCTGGCGAAGCTAGATGCGTTTGAAAAATGGGCGTTACAGCAATCTGAAATCGTTCACGTAACGTCTATTGTGTCGATTTTCAAAAAAATGAACCGTCATATGAATAGCGCAAGCCCGGGGAAGAGTGAGATCGCAGAAAACCGTGATCTGAATGCTCAGTATTTGTTGTTGTATGAAATGTCTTTACCGATGGGACTGGATCTTAATGACCGCATTGATATATCAAAAGAATCTACCCGGGTTACCATCACTGGAACTGATATGACATCTCAACAGATGCGGCGCCTGGATCACAAAGTAAGTCAAAAGTTACAAACCATGAACTTGGTTGGCGACGGGGTGACCGGAACGGGAGTACCATTGTTGTTCGCCAATTTGTCGGAAAGAAATATTCGTTCCATGCTGACGGGTATTGGGTTTGCTATTGGGCTGGTATCACTCATAATTATGGTCGTCTTTCGCAGTGTCAAATTGGGTATAATCAGTTTTGTCGTCAATATCCTGCCTATTTTAATGGGGTTTGGCGTATGGGGTTGGGCGTATCAATATGTCGGCTTGTCGTTAACTGTGGTGGCGGCCATTGCCTTCGGGATTGTGGTGGATGATTCTATTCACTTCATCACTAAATTTCAGAAATCTCTTAACGAACCAGGGCAGGGCAGTGAAAAGGCGCTGGTGAGCACTTTCTCGGAAGTTGGAGGCGCATTGATGATGACAACCTTTATTCTGGTTTTGGGCTTTGGGGTATTATGTTTTTCAACATTTCAGCCCACATGGGCGCTTGGTCTTATATCTGCGGTGATGATCACCATTGCATTAATTTATGACGTGTTGCTGCTGCCAGCAATACTTGTTATGTTCCCGAGTAAGAAGGTGCCTCGTCTTTAA
- a CDS encoding PEP-CTERM/exosortase system-associated acyltransferase produces the protein MPQIAAKAESYRKSESVEARMKSGVTPDTVKKRFWDKDVAFPSRLVENMRELQKLYQLRYDVYCLQKGFLNPEHYPDNCEIDDFDRHSLHFGAFDDLGNALGTLRLVRNSELGFPMLGHCKIDDPDHIPETAGEISRLAVSKMIRKRQDDGDYGMAVANAPIDAPLGAPKDNRRRHRPDIVVGLYKSLYQESKRSGITHWIAAMEPSLLKLLRRFYFNFEAIGPEVDYYGPVRPYMVSLNNVEDQVYKSSKPFYASFVKGLPPELIRHPVS, from the coding sequence ATGCCTCAGATAGCTGCAAAAGCAGAAAGTTACAGAAAAAGTGAAAGTGTTGAGGCGAGGATGAAGAGTGGGGTGACGCCAGACACAGTTAAAAAAAGGTTCTGGGATAAAGACGTCGCTTTCCCCAGTCGTTTAGTGGAAAACATGCGAGAATTGCAAAAACTTTATCAATTACGGTATGATGTATACTGCCTGCAAAAGGGTTTTCTCAATCCTGAACATTATCCTGATAATTGCGAAATAGATGATTTTGACCGGCATTCATTGCATTTCGGTGCCTTTGACGACCTGGGAAATGCTTTGGGCACATTACGGCTGGTACGTAATTCAGAGCTGGGTTTTCCTATGTTGGGGCATTGCAAAATTGATGACCCTGATCACATTCCTGAAACGGCTGGTGAAATATCCAGATTAGCAGTCAGCAAAATGATCCGCAAAAGGCAAGATGACGGTGATTACGGGATGGCTGTTGCCAATGCGCCGATAGATGCGCCTCTTGGAGCCCCCAAAGATAACCGCAGGCGGCATCGTCCTGATATTGTCGTGGGGCTCTATAAAAGTTTGTATCAGGAATCAAAGCGCAGCGGTATTACCCACTGGATAGCAGCGATGGAACCCAGTTTGTTGAAACTGTTAAGACGGTTTTATTTTAATTTCGAAGCGATCGGGCCAGAGGTGGATTATTATGGACCCGTGCGACCTTATATGGTTTCCTTGAATAATGTTGAAGACCAGGTTTATAAAAGTTCGAAACCTTTCTACGCCTCTTTTGTTAAAGGTTTGCCTCCCGAACTCATCCGTCATCCGGTCTCCTAG
- the prsT gene encoding XrtA/PEP-CTERM system TPR-repeat protein PrsT, which yields MGQHIIFLARNKIASHTIKAALYSGWRTIKASHKILALIVALCLTACSEEEIKTENAYLDGAYEAHTTGNSRRALFELATAIRYYPKNAELQVTRGNIFLDLEDGAAAEIAYNKAVSLGYNKEFLKHKLAESWLYQRKPGKVISEFESELLQGSENALMFEVVGRAYIATRDRTNPALFIKNMDNAENYINEALRLSPQNTRVLITKAWLTALSGKLEVALDWLSQADEIVKDQRQNLSVKGELLIRQDKLDEANKVYSRLVEKFPQYPQYKMELGYTHLLKGELEIARKWISPITQQYPDHLRAKTLLANISLMEKKYDEAKTLSDAVLAKSSENLDAILVNGASSYFLDDLENAHQKLSNFYSKTGSIPSLKLLAATKLKLGEAESAAQLLADAGQTSTSQTDSEMLNLVALASAKIGKVDVALEAYQKLAAERPNSSSFLKNTALLQIAQGNYEEGFKNLEEALSKETEEKEPGQDLYYLVSKALQVRQLDRAASYIEQYKATTPDSYKPWTMSAVLNSILKKTDAVHADFARAIEVAPNVAEVRARYAIFQKMRGNNEKAEALARQALELDPSDIGAGKLILEDLIKEKKYSEVKTIVDNAINAPDAAPENKLLFSDYYNTLGRPQDTLKVLDDMPRNLKSTGIYQLIASKAYLRSGQAQRAVETLERVTIKAPNNIPAMKYLLRGYLLTKDQVKYQATLEKLDRLLPNDYENQLELAKLYISTGRYKQAEKTLNIIRPGSEEDAVKVSILKAGLKTNLGDPKSAIDILKPIYRQYPDNGMINMLYARNLAQNNQVDLAISVTKNWADQHEDNAESKQFLGDLYLHKKDMANAKAQYDLLITVTEKPKLLLHAHNNLANIYLGEGENDQALTHAQKAFDMAPNIPEVVDTFAQVLMKQGQAARAIDHFNQALALLPTNDQKNRSLFTIGKAKALLETGQDEEARKILTRLLKEDPDFEKIDEAKEMLSKL from the coding sequence ATGGGACAACATATAATTTTCCTGGCGCGTAATAAAATCGCTTCACATACAATAAAGGCCGCACTGTACAGTGGGTGGCGTACCATTAAGGCATCACATAAGATACTGGCACTCATTGTTGCTTTGTGTCTGACCGCCTGTTCTGAGGAAGAAATTAAAACAGAAAATGCCTATCTGGATGGCGCCTATGAAGCCCATACCACAGGAAACAGTCGCCGGGCGCTCTTCGAATTGGCGACCGCGATCCGATACTATCCCAAGAATGCAGAACTTCAGGTCACCCGGGGAAACATCTTCCTTGATCTGGAAGACGGCGCCGCAGCGGAGATTGCCTACAACAAGGCCGTGTCTCTGGGCTATAATAAAGAGTTCCTAAAACATAAGCTGGCTGAATCTTGGCTCTATCAGAGAAAACCCGGCAAGGTTATTTCTGAATTTGAAAGCGAACTCCTCCAGGGCTCAGAAAATGCCCTCATGTTTGAAGTTGTGGGTCGGGCCTATATTGCCACTCGTGATCGCACTAACCCTGCACTGTTTATCAAAAACATGGATAACGCGGAGAACTACATTAATGAAGCCCTCCGTCTCAGCCCGCAAAACACACGCGTCCTTATCACCAAAGCCTGGCTTACGGCCCTTTCAGGAAAACTGGAAGTGGCACTTGATTGGCTTTCTCAGGCAGATGAAATCGTTAAGGACCAACGCCAGAACTTATCCGTAAAAGGTGAACTGCTTATCCGCCAGGATAAACTGGACGAGGCCAATAAAGTCTATAGCCGTCTTGTCGAGAAGTTTCCGCAATACCCACAATATAAGATGGAACTCGGCTATACGCATCTTTTAAAGGGAGAGCTAGAAATAGCCCGCAAATGGATTTCACCAATTACCCAACAATATCCAGACCATCTCCGGGCCAAGACTTTGCTGGCAAATATTTCCCTGATGGAAAAAAAATATGATGAGGCAAAAACATTAAGCGACGCCGTACTGGCCAAATCTTCTGAAAATCTGGACGCTATCCTTGTGAATGGCGCCAGCTCCTATTTCCTCGATGATCTGGAAAACGCTCACCAGAAACTTAGTAACTTCTATAGCAAAACCGGATCTATACCGTCTCTTAAATTATTGGCTGCAACAAAATTAAAACTTGGGGAAGCTGAAAGCGCCGCCCAATTACTTGCTGATGCCGGACAGACCAGCACTTCACAAACCGATAGTGAAATGCTTAACCTCGTCGCACTTGCATCGGCAAAAATTGGTAAAGTTGATGTCGCTTTGGAAGCTTACCAAAAACTGGCTGCAGAACGGCCAAACAGTTCATCTTTCCTGAAAAACACCGCTCTTCTGCAAATTGCCCAGGGAAATTACGAGGAAGGGTTCAAAAACCTGGAAGAAGCCCTTAGTAAGGAAACAGAAGAAAAAGAACCGGGACAAGACTTATATTATCTGGTCAGCAAAGCGTTGCAAGTGCGGCAACTTGATCGCGCCGCATCATATATAGAACAATATAAAGCGACCACACCTGATAGTTACAAGCCATGGACCATGTCTGCAGTATTAAATAGCATATTGAAAAAAACTGACGCAGTGCATGCTGACTTTGCTCGCGCGATCGAAGTCGCGCCCAATGTGGCAGAAGTCCGGGCGCGCTATGCGATTTTCCAGAAAATGCGTGGAAATAATGAAAAAGCAGAGGCACTGGCGCGTCAGGCCCTGGAACTTGATCCAAGTGATATTGGGGCCGGAAAACTTATTTTGGAAGACCTGATTAAAGAAAAGAAATATAGCGAGGTCAAAACAATCGTCGACAATGCCATTAACGCACCAGACGCCGCACCGGAGAACAAACTCCTGTTTTCAGATTATTACAATACTCTTGGCAGACCTCAGGACACCTTGAAAGTTCTTGATGACATGCCAAGAAACCTGAAGTCCACAGGTATCTATCAACTGATCGCCAGCAAGGCATACCTGCGGAGTGGTCAAGCCCAGAGGGCTGTTGAAACTCTTGAGCGCGTTACGATAAAAGCACCAAACAACATCCCTGCGATGAAATATTTGCTGCGAGGCTATCTGCTCACCAAGGACCAGGTTAAATACCAGGCGACACTAGAAAAACTGGACCGCCTGCTGCCAAATGATTATGAAAACCAACTTGAACTGGCCAAATTATATATTTCTACTGGGCGGTACAAACAAGCTGAAAAAACACTCAATATTATTCGCCCCGGATCCGAAGAAGATGCGGTCAAGGTCAGTATTCTGAAAGCCGGTTTAAAAACCAATTTGGGCGACCCCAAATCCGCTATTGATATTCTGAAGCCTATTTATCGGCAATATCCGGATAATGGCATGATTAATATGCTGTATGCCCGTAATCTGGCCCAGAATAATCAGGTAGACCTGGCCATATCTGTCACCAAAAACTGGGCGGACCAGCACGAAGACAATGCGGAATCCAAACAGTTCCTCGGCGATCTTTATCTTCATAAAAAAGATATGGCCAATGCCAAGGCACAGTATGACTTGCTGATCACCGTGACAGAAAAACCGAAACTTTTACTGCATGCCCATAACAACCTTGCCAATATCTATCTCGGTGAAGGTGAAAATGATCAGGCATTGACACATGCTCAAAAAGCTTTTGATATGGCTCCCAACATACCGGAGGTCGTGGATACGTTCGCTCAGGTCCTGATGAAACAGGGACAAGCGGCCAGAGCGATTGATCATTTCAATCAGGCCTTGGCCCTGTTGCCGACAAATGACCAGAAGAACAGATCCCTCTTCACTATCGGAAAAGCCAAAGCCTTGCTGGAAACCGGCCAGGATGAAGAGGCCCGTAAAATTCTGACCCGCTTGCTGAAAGAAGACCCTGACTTCGAAAAAATCGACGAAGCCAAAGAAATGCTTTCCAAGCTATAG
- a CDS encoding diacylglycerol/lipid kinase family protein encodes MNSAMRIVIIYNPQAGQKKTRLLDQVKNALETAGHVIDIITTTAPGHATALARHYKEGAYDVICAAGGDGTIREVLAGLYPSPIPFGIIPLGTANVLAKEILPNEKPATIARPILQNHYKRSHLGIVQRKDGADDAYFGLMASVGPDAESVHNVNLRLKNHLGKAAYAVSFLKQVLCRSPVTYRLTIEGVTYKVGAAILSKGKYYGGRFLCAPQADLSHPEFQVVMMPEIGRRAALVYAWKMLRNQIPSTPSVTTVTATAVYIESDRPACLQIDGDPGGPLPASFCLSEDSLTLLHGMS; translated from the coding sequence GTGAACAGCGCAATGCGCATCGTCATCATCTATAACCCCCAGGCGGGTCAGAAAAAGACCCGCCTATTGGATCAGGTAAAAAATGCACTGGAAACAGCCGGCCACGTAATAGATATTATAACCACGACAGCGCCGGGTCACGCCACTGCACTTGCCCGACACTATAAAGAAGGCGCATATGATGTCATATGTGCCGCCGGTGGAGATGGCACCATACGCGAAGTCCTTGCCGGCCTGTACCCCTCTCCCATTCCTTTTGGCATTATACCACTGGGCACTGCAAATGTACTGGCCAAAGAAATATTACCGAATGAAAAACCGGCCACCATCGCCCGGCCCATCCTGCAGAATCATTATAAGCGTAGCCATCTTGGAATTGTTCAGAGAAAGGATGGCGCCGACGATGCTTACTTTGGCCTGATGGCCAGCGTCGGACCAGATGCAGAAAGCGTTCATAACGTCAATCTGCGCCTCAAAAACCATCTCGGCAAAGCCGCTTATGCAGTGTCATTCCTCAAACAAGTCCTGTGTCGCTCCCCTGTGACCTATCGCCTTACGATAGAGGGAGTGACCTATAAGGTCGGCGCAGCGATCCTGTCCAAGGGAAAATATTATGGCGGTCGTTTTCTCTGCGCCCCCCAAGCAGACCTGTCACACCCCGAATTTCAAGTGGTCATGATGCCCGAAATCGGTCGTCGCGCCGCCCTTGTTTATGCCTGGAAAATGTTGCGTAATCAAATTCCGTCCACCCCCTCGGTCACGACAGTTACCGCAACCGCAGTATATATAGAATCCGACCGTCCCGCGTGTCTCCAGATTGACGGCGACCCCGGCGGCCCCCTTCCCGCCAGCTTCTGCTTAAGTGAGGACAGCCTGACTTTGTTACACGGCATGTCATGA